The following proteins come from a genomic window of Aequorivita marisscotiae:
- the rsmG gene encoding 16S rRNA (guanine(527)-N(7))-methyltransferase RsmG, with product MELILKYFPQLTDLQLKQFEELQALYKDWNLKINVVSRKDIDELYLRHVLHSLGIAKIQPFLPGSKILDVGTGGGFPGIPLAILYPEVQFHLVDSIGKKIKVVEEVVSGLQLNNVKATNARVETVSDKYDFIVSRAVAQMETFVHWVNGKIAKKSLHDRKNGILYLKGGDLTDELKIYKNAMVYPLQDYFEEDFYETKSVVYLPLKYKG from the coding sequence ATGGAACTTATATTGAAATATTTCCCCCAATTAACAGATCTTCAATTAAAGCAGTTTGAAGAACTGCAAGCGCTTTATAAAGATTGGAATTTGAAAATAAATGTTGTTTCTAGAAAAGATATAGATGAACTTTACCTTCGCCATGTGTTGCATTCACTCGGAATTGCAAAGATTCAGCCTTTTCTTCCGGGTTCGAAAATTTTAGATGTGGGTACCGGTGGTGGTTTTCCGGGTATTCCGCTTGCTATTTTGTATCCCGAAGTACAATTTCACCTTGTGGATAGCATCGGAAAAAAAATAAAAGTTGTTGAAGAAGTGGTTTCGGGCCTTCAATTAAACAATGTAAAAGCTACCAATGCTCGCGTAGAAACGGTTTCAGATAAATACGATTTTATAGTGAGTCGCGCTGTGGCCCAAATGGAAACTTTTGTTCATTGGGTAAATGGTAAAATTGCAAAGAAAAGCTTGCACGACCGCAAAAACGGTATTTTATATTTAAAAGGTGGCGACCTTACTGACGAATTAAAAATTTATAAAAACGCGATGGTTTATCCGTTGCAGGATTATTTTGAAGAAGATTTTTACGAAACCAAAAGTGTGGTGTATTTACCATTAAAATATAAAGGTTAA